From the Triticum urartu cultivar G1812 unplaced genomic scaffold, Tu2.1 TuUngrouped_contig_6305, whole genome shotgun sequence genome, the window TGGGGATTTCTTGTGCTGCTCCAATTTGGATCAGGTGCAAGGCTTAAAATAACGGTGTACTACTGGCGCCCCCTAGCTCATACCTCACTTCTTCGCCTTGGAGAAGCGCAGGCACCTATACTTCTCACCGCTGACTGTGATCTCAAGGGCTCCGTCTTGGTTATCCTGATTCGAAGCAGTTCCCATCAGGACACTCTTTTCTTTCTCCAGATTCTCCCTTTCCATTTTAAGCCTTGCCTCTTGCCGCGCAATTTCAGCCTGCAAAAGGAGGATTGCAGCATGCCATGTTAAATGTCCCCAAAGCATGATGAACTACGAAGCAATAATGACATTCCCTAAAGAAACGAAGCAATGATAACATAAGAAACGTTAGCCTGTTGGCATCTTTCGATGATTTTGATAGAGAAAATATTTAGTTTACTACACACTATGGTTTGCTCTAATTGGAAATTACCATATCGATTTGATGTTTTGTTAGTTTGAAGACCTCATCACCACGTTTCAACTTTCATGAGCTCAGGTTATGATTCAGTTTTGGCTCTTAGGTTATGATCTCAGGAGACAATCTTCTGGTGCACCCGCAAAGCTACTGTTTGTTCATTATGATTACAACCTGTGAATATGTGCTCAACAAACTATACGGATACTTAATTGGAGAAGCACCAACTAAGCAAGCAAGATAATGATATCAAATTCATTAAGTTAGTAGTCAGCAAGCAACTTAGGTAGATCTGCATCTTATGTTGGCACTTACTAGTTACCATGGAAAATAATAGCCAAAATAATAACGGCAAGAACAGAATGCATAGCACAATTTTGTAATGAGGTTGTCTAACCTAACTTTCTAATTAAATGATTAACTGGTCAGATTCACGAAGAGAGCTAGCCTACCAACTgttaggccctgtttggttcggcTGTGGATTTCTAAAAGCAGCTGTGAAAAATCTGCTGTGGAAAAATGGCTGTGAAAAATCTGATGTAAAAAACATGTAGGTCATTTGACAAACCAGCTGATACAGCTTTTTCAGATTTTGCCCGCAGCGGAATTAGATTTTGAAAAGCACGTCATGGGCTGCTTTCGCTTTTGGTTTAGATTTTGGCAGCGGATTTCTGAAATCGAATTCTGCTGGGTTTGCCCTTTGGTTCAGATTCTGCTGCGCGGCAGCGGAATCCGTCGATAAAAGCtaaaccaaacagggccttagggTGTATGAGTCTATGAGATAATGTACCAAAAATGGGATTGGTGTAGCCCAAGGAGGGTACACATGTTCATCCCCGCTTTGTCACCTCCCTCCACCTAATCTATCTTGTCACCTCTACCAATCCCACACACCCAGTACACAGAGGAGGTGCTTCATACGTTGCAGTGTCATTTTCTTGTGTTGTGCATCTCACACTGTAGAGTATTGCCAAAACTAGGACCATATCTAGTGCATTTGTCTCCTAGCTATCAATTTATATCTTTCCGTAGAAGAGTCTCACCAAGACTCAACTACCACACATTACTTGAATAGGTATATAATTTCTGGACTAAGTAACCATATTTACATGCACAATCATAAAGATCTGACAACTGATAATGAAGTTAGACAATACGAAGCAACAAGGTACTACAGAGTACATGcagcagaaaaggaaaaccatgACTTGTAGCACAAAGAATGCTAGTCTGATATGCTCTATTCTAGTCACACATGACCACCTGAGGACCAATGCTTCTCAGACGTATCTTACATTCTTATCTTCACCTGTAAGTCACCTTTCTACGATTGACTATATTCTCTACGTAACTGAAGAGGCCAACTTTATTCCCCTGACGCCCTTGTGGATACTACGGCATAAAACAAGCAATAATCTCTTACATTGTACTTCTGCAGTTTAACATCACAAGAAACTGAAAGACATTGACACGAAACCATCAAGAAAAGCTCACGTTTCGAGCAAGAATTGTGATACCGTGGGAGTATCAAGAGTCAAAAATAATGAATAGTACACTGAAACACAAACCAAGCTGCCGCTGCGGCATACATATTTCCCTCATTCTCGATCGCGCAAAAGATGATGCAGAATGCTGATCAGGGTGGCAGGGGAGGACGGAACGGGGGGCATGAATTAAGCGAGCCATGAATCGGATTTGGGGACTCGTTACCTCGCGGCGGGGGAGCTCGGCCTTCCACGCGGCCTCCCGCTCGGCGACCTCGCGCTCGCGCTCCTCGATGTAGCTCTGCATCTCGCGCTCCCTCATGACGCGGTCCTGGATGTCCGCGTCCAGCGCCTCCTTGAGCTCCTTCACGAACCTGTCCACCACCGCCTTTATCCGCACCGACATCTTGCCGCGCCTCAACAACCACCACCACTCCTCCTGGCGCCTCTTGCTACCGGCGCCGGTCACCTGCGGCCTCCACGGACCATGGCTTCTAGGGCTTGCGAGAAGAGGACGCCGGAATCCCTCCTGGGCGCGTTTCTTTCCTGTTCTGTTTCGGCTTTGCGTGCTTGGATGAGGCGGATGAGCTGGGAAAGAGATACGGCCCAGTGGGCTTCTTTATGGCCGCTATTTTGCTCACTTGCCCCTCTTTCtctttctccttttcttttcttaCCTTTTTTTTTCTCCTTTATCTTTGTTCTTTTGACTGCTGGTATACGGTACTGCTCCCTCACAAAAAAATTGTATATAGTACTAGTCTTACTCTTCTTTCACAAGATACTAATATAAATGTGGTTAAGCATCTGAGTTGCAAAGAAAAAGTTGTAACAACTTGTGATCAAGCCATTAGTCGCCACAGGAGCCTTGCCAGTGTGTGTTACCTTCTCTACCAATAGTCGCCACATGAGCAAACTCCATCCTGGAAATGGTGGAACCGGACCGGGTCCCTGATTATGATCACCTTGCCTTCACTCTTGGAGACGAGCTTCACGAATGAGTGGCAGTCACCACAGATCCTGAGGTTCTTCATGATCCTTACAGGCTTCCCCTTCATTGAATTCATCATTGCAAATGCAACAGCCAGTTTCTCGCTGTGATATTTCAG encodes:
- the LOC125530425 gene encoding uncharacterized protein LOC125530425; translation: MSVRIKAVVDRFVKELKEALDADIQDRVMREREMQSYIEEREREVAEREAAWKAELPRREAEIARQEARLKMERENLEKEKSVLMGTASNQDNQDGALEITVSGEKYRCLRFSKAKK